The sequence AAGAGCGCGCGAGAGGGTGGCGACAACGCGACCGCTCGTCATCGCGCACAGCCTGACGCACAGGGTCAGCGGCCGCTGTTCCGGGACCAGGTGGCTGGTCCGGGCGGTGACATTTCGGGAGGCCAGGGCGCGCCGTCAGTTGACCCTGCCCAGTCCCGCGGCATAGGTTTCGGGCAACCGTCAACCTCAAGTACGGGTGGAGACTTTGCTCCCGGCCCGTACGCGTCCAATGCCCCGGCGGGGCAGCCGCGGCAGGAGGATCCGTCCATGTCGGCCCTGGTGTGTACGAGGTGCGGTAACCGCAACGCGGAGAACGCCCGCTTCTGTTCCAACTGCGGTGCGCCGCTGCGTCCCGGAGCCGTGCCCGAGCGCGCGTCCGAGACGACGTCCACGATCTCGATCTCCGGTCTGGAGGCCTACGACGCGGAGGCGACCGGGCAGACGCCGATGCCGCTGCTGTCGCCCGAGGCGCAGGCCGCGGTGGACGCGCTGCCGGCGGGCTCGGCCCTGCTGGTGGTGCGCCGGGGCCCGAACTCGGGCAGCCGCTTCCTGCTCGACGGCGACCTGACCACGGCCGGCCGTCATCCGCAGAGCGACATCTTCCTGGACGACGTGACCGTCTCGCGTCGCCATGTGGAGTTCCGCCGCTCCCCGGACGGTTCGTTCACCGTCGCCGACGTGGGCAGCCTGAACGGCACGTACGTCAACCGTGAGCCGATCGACCAGGTCGCCCTGCACAGCGGTGACGAGGTGCAGATCGGCAAGTACCGGCTGGTGTTCCACCCGAGCCGGCAGGGCATCTGACCCGCCCCCGGACACGTTCCGGGGGTAACCCAGGGAAGGTCCATGCTTCACACACCGAGCGGCGGTGCCGGAAGCGGTACCGCCGCCAGGGACAGCGGGTTGATGAGCATCGGCACGGTGCTGAACGCGCTGCGCGAGGAGTTCCCCGAAGTCACCATCTCCAAGATCCGTTTCCTGGAGGCGGAGGGGCTCATCGAGCCGCAGCGGACCCCCTCGGGGTACCGCAAGTTCAGCCCCGGTGACCTGGAGCGCCTCGGGCATGTCCTGAGGATGCAGCGGGACCACTATCTGCCGCTCAAGGTGATCCGCGAGCATCTGGACGCCATGGCGCGGGGCGAGGCCGTCCCGCTGCCCGTGGTCGGGCGCCAGCGCACCGGGGACGACGTCCTGGAGGTGCAGGAGGGGCCCACCGTGGCCCGGGTCGGCCGGTCCGAGCTGCTGGCCGCCGCGGACATCGGCGAGGCCGAGCTGGAGGAGTGGGAGTCGTACGGACTCCTGGTGCCGCTCGCCGACGGTACGTACGACGCGGAGGCGGTCACCGTGGCCGCTCTCGTGGCCGAACTGGGGCGCTTCGGGATCGAGCCCCGCCATCTGCGGGTGATGAAGGCGGCCGCCGACCGGGAGGCCGGGCTGGTCGAGCAGGTGGTGGCCCCGCTCAAGCGCCACCGCAACCCGCAGACCAGAGCGCTCGCCGAGGCCCGTACGAAGGAGCTGGCGGCGCTCACCATGAAGCTGCACGCGGCCCTCGTGAAGACCGCCCTCGGAGTGCGTCTTCCCTGATCCGGGGGCGGGCCGGCGGGGGCCGGATCGGACGGCCGCTCGGGGCCCGACTACCCAAACGTCCCGGGCACGGCCTAGGGTTGCTGTGTGAACGAGCTCGATGTCGTAGGTGTCCGGGTCGAAATGCCCTCCAACCAACCGATCGTGCTCCTGCGCGAAGTGGGAGGCGACCGTTACCTCCCCATCTGGATCGGGCCGGGGGAGGCGACGGCGATCGCCTTCGCCCAGCAGGGCATGGCCCCGGCCAGGCCGCTGACCCACGACCTGTTCAAGGACGTGCTGGAGGCCGTCGGCCAGGAGCTGACCGAAGTACGCATCACCGATCTGCGGGAAGGCGTCTTCTACGCGGAGCTGGTGTTCGCCAGCGGGGTCGAGGTCAGCGCCCGCCCCTCCGACGCCATAGCGCTGGCCCTGCGCACCGGCACGCCGATCTACGGCAGCGACACGGTGCTGGACGACGCGGGGATCGCCATCCCGGACGAGCAGGAGGACGAGGTGGAGAAGTTCCGCGAGTTCCTCGACCAGATCTCGCCCGAGGACTTCGGCACCAGCAGCCAGTGAGGCGGCGGTCGCGCACGAGCGGCTCATAGGGGCCCTGGCCTGCGCGGCCGGGGTTTCGGAGGGTCGGTCGGCGGCCGGACGCGGCCGGATCGCGGGGCAATTGCCACCGGCGATTGAGAGCGTCCTACCGGTTCCCGCGAGGGCATTCGGCTAGCCTTTCCCCGCGGTGGGACACGGGAAACCACTCCTTGGGTGATTATCACTCGGCGTGCCGAGTGTGGCGATCGTTGACGCACCCCTGGTGACTGCCTACCGTCGAGAAGGCAGGTCAAGGACGGAGGTCGGCGTGAGAACCAGCGGCGACGGTACGGCTGGGGGTGCTCCCGTGCGCGGTTACGGGGAGAGCGGTCCGTACCCGGTTCACAGCAGCGCGGTGGATCACGCTCCGCAGCGGCCGACGGCGGTGCCGGGCGGCGAAGGGGCGGCGGCCATGACGTCCGAGGAGATCGGCTACCGGGGGCCCACGGCCTGCGCGGCGGCCGGCATCACCTATCGACAGCTCGACTACTGGGCGCGCACGGGCCTGGTCGAGCCGAGTGTGCGGCCCGCGTACGGATCGGGCACCCAGCGGTTGTACAGCTTCCGGGACGTCGTCGTCCTGAAGATCGTCAAGCGGTTCCTGGACACCGGGGTCTCGCTCCAGAACATCCGCTCGGCCGTGCAGCACCTTCGGGAGCGCGGTTTCCGCGATCTGGAGCGCATGACACTGATGAGCGACGGCGCGACGGTGTACGAGTGCACCTCGCCCGACGAGGT is a genomic window of Streptomyces sp. WP-1 containing:
- a CDS encoding FHA domain-containing protein, coding for MKLFAKWFGKSAREGGDNATARHRAQPDAQGQRPLFRDQVAGPGGDISGGQGAPSVDPAQSRGIGFGQPSTSSTGGDFAPGPYASNAPAGQPRQEDPSMSALVCTRCGNRNAENARFCSNCGAPLRPGAVPERASETTSTISISGLEAYDAEATGQTPMPLLSPEAQAAVDALPAGSALLVVRRGPNSGSRFLLDGDLTTAGRHPQSDIFLDDVTVSRRHVEFRRSPDGSFTVADVGSLNGTYVNREPIDQVALHSGDEVQIGKYRLVFHPSRQGI
- a CDS encoding MerR family transcriptional regulator gives rise to the protein MRTSGDGTAGGAPVRGYGESGPYPVHSSAVDHAPQRPTAVPGGEGAAAMTSEEIGYRGPTACAAAGITYRQLDYWARTGLVEPSVRPAYGSGTQRLYSFRDVVVLKIVKRFLDTGVSLQNIRSAVQHLRERGFRDLERMTLMSDGATVYECTSPDEVHALLQGGQGIFGIAVGVVWRDVENALSQLHGERIDTGETLVGHNPADELARRRNRAV
- a CDS encoding bifunctional nuclease family protein — translated: MNELDVVGVRVEMPSNQPIVLLREVGGDRYLPIWIGPGEATAIAFAQQGMAPARPLTHDLFKDVLEAVGQELTEVRITDLREGVFYAELVFASGVEVSARPSDAIALALRTGTPIYGSDTVLDDAGIAIPDEQEDEVEKFREFLDQISPEDFGTSSQ
- a CDS encoding MerR family transcriptional regulator — protein: MLHTPSGGAGSGTAARDSGLMSIGTVLNALREEFPEVTISKIRFLEAEGLIEPQRTPSGYRKFSPGDLERLGHVLRMQRDHYLPLKVIREHLDAMARGEAVPLPVVGRQRTGDDVLEVQEGPTVARVGRSELLAAADIGEAELEEWESYGLLVPLADGTYDAEAVTVAALVAELGRFGIEPRHLRVMKAAADREAGLVEQVVAPLKRHRNPQTRALAEARTKELAALTMKLHAALVKTALGVRLP